The following proteins are co-located in the Haloarcula rubripromontorii genome:
- a CDS encoding DUF7473 family protein, protein MLQSGFSSLTGGGILAVLVTVLVTWLFYAVTLHLAATFFIGDVPSQLAAKAALAPALVSLVLQRWGVESGIVSADLGVAVVLFLTLVADGIAISVSYRLSTRSTAPLVALHLAFAAVLGFALNNIFMFF, encoded by the coding sequence ATGCTCCAGTCCGGGTTCTCCAGCCTCACCGGCGGTGGTATCCTCGCGGTTCTCGTGACCGTCCTCGTCACCTGGCTGTTTTATGCTGTCACGCTCCACCTGGCTGCGACGTTTTTCATCGGTGACGTGCCGAGCCAGCTCGCCGCGAAAGCGGCTCTCGCGCCGGCGCTCGTCTCCCTGGTCCTCCAGCGCTGGGGCGTCGAGTCTGGCATCGTCTCGGCCGACCTCGGCGTTGCCGTCGTCCTGTTTCTCACTCTCGTCGCCGACGGTATCGCCATCAGCGTCTCCTACCGACTATCGACCCGCTCGACGGCTCCGCTTGTGGCGCTGCATCTGGCGTTCGCGGCGGTACTCGGATTTGCGCTGAACAACATCTTCATGTTCTTCTGA
- a CDS encoding MFS transporter, with product MLLAVAAGWFLVLGMRFVVPAVLPTIREEFVISNAEAGLAVTVLWLTYAAVQFPAGVLIDRIGERTLLVAAALLSGVGLLGYFFAPVFSLFLIATGAFGFGTGLYGPTRGTALSRTFDAREGTAFGVVMAAGSLGAAVLPAVAAFVTTRYGWRLALASAAPLFMLVAGALWLSVSDRPSDESERSLRQDLRTVLTGFHNRRLVLSVSGKTLMLFAFQAVTAFLTTYLVTVRGISQGTAGALLSVLFVGGALSQTATGRLADRYGTPSVLTAVALVSTVPLVLIPSVRGVVPLAVVSGLIGVRMSVGPLANAYIVDTLPDAAEGTGWGLLRTGFFAISSLGSTAVGLLADQNLFAVAFYGLAALTLLAAGTFVALPRRDRL from the coding sequence ATGCTGCTTGCCGTCGCCGCCGGCTGGTTCCTCGTCCTCGGGATGCGGTTTGTCGTCCCAGCGGTTCTCCCGACGATACGCGAGGAGTTCGTCATCTCGAACGCGGAGGCGGGGCTCGCGGTGACGGTACTCTGGCTCACGTACGCGGCAGTTCAGTTTCCCGCTGGGGTGCTCATCGACCGAATCGGGGAACGGACGCTGCTGGTGGCGGCAGCGCTGCTTTCGGGCGTCGGACTACTGGGCTACTTTTTCGCGCCGGTGTTCTCGCTGTTTCTCATCGCAACGGGCGCGTTCGGGTTCGGGACGGGACTGTACGGCCCGACGCGCGGGACCGCGCTCTCACGGACGTTCGACGCCCGCGAGGGGACCGCCTTCGGTGTCGTGATGGCCGCCGGCTCTCTCGGGGCGGCCGTACTGCCCGCCGTCGCCGCGTTCGTCACGACCCGGTACGGCTGGCGGCTCGCGCTTGCCAGCGCCGCTCCGCTGTTCATGCTCGTCGCCGGCGCGCTCTGGCTCTCGGTCTCGGACCGTCCGTCTGACGAGTCCGAGCGGAGTCTCCGACAGGACCTCCGAACAGTCCTCACCGGCTTTCACAACCGCCGGCTCGTGCTGTCGGTTTCGGGAAAGACACTGATGCTGTTCGCCTTTCAGGCTGTGACAGCGTTTCTCACAACGTATCTAGTCACGGTCCGGGGTATCTCACAGGGGACCGCCGGGGCGCTCCTCTCGGTGCTGTTCGTCGGTGGCGCACTCTCACAGACAGCCACTGGCCGGCTCGCCGACCGATACGGAACGCCCAGCGTCCTGACCGCTGTCGCACTCGTCAGTACCGTTCCGCTCGTGCTCATTCCGTCCGTCCGCGGCGTCGTGCCGCTGGCCGTCGTCTCCGGCCTCATCGGGGTTCGGATGAGCGTCGGCCCGCTGGCCAATGCCTACATCGTCGACACGCTGCCTGACGCCGCCGAAGGGACCGGCTGGGGGCTGCTCCGGACCGGTTTCTTCGCGATCAGTTCACTGGGCTCGACGGCTGTCGGCCTGCTCGCCGACCAGAACCTGTTTGCCGTCGCATTCTACGGTCTCGCTGCCCTGACGCTGCTGGCTGCGGGGACCTTCGTTGCCCTCCCACGCCGGGACCGCCTGTAG
- the priL gene encoding DNA primase regulatory subunit PriL — MEPLHARYPFLARSREAVEAAAVDLGEIVATDETVTARALERVESAITDGTVGEPHRRTRVELLSYPVARVLVSLVDVHICTRKYAQAEAEAAYDRFTEEFETTTELKSTQRETLDRTELLAEFDLASAVSDAGDGYRVEVGAYLDLAADQRGDSWRLVNRPLADGEVRVTAEELNVLLKQAIRHRVTDGLPFNVPDAIADELTAEVDRLDEVLSELELTREIDTVVPELFPPCMKSLLDRVQKGEHLEHHSRFAIATFLVGIGMTTDEIVDLFQVNPGFGEEATRYQVDHIRGETSPTEYSTPACSTMQSYGDCVNMDDLCEAISHPMGYYEQKLDDTDEEELVDWREDEGDEEADA, encoded by the coding sequence ATGGAACCGCTCCACGCACGCTACCCCTTTCTGGCGCGGTCGCGGGAGGCTGTCGAAGCCGCGGCGGTGGACTTAGGCGAGATTGTCGCCACGGACGAGACGGTTACGGCGCGCGCGCTGGAGCGGGTCGAGTCGGCAATCACTGACGGGACCGTCGGAGAGCCACACCGGCGGACCCGCGTCGAACTGCTTTCGTATCCGGTCGCTCGCGTGCTCGTCTCGCTTGTCGACGTCCACATCTGTACCCGGAAGTACGCGCAGGCGGAAGCCGAGGCAGCGTACGACCGGTTCACCGAGGAGTTCGAAACGACGACGGAACTGAAATCGACCCAGCGCGAGACGCTGGATCGCACGGAACTGCTTGCGGAGTTCGACCTCGCGAGCGCTGTCAGCGACGCCGGCGACGGGTACCGCGTCGAGGTCGGCGCGTATCTCGATCTGGCGGCCGACCAGCGGGGCGACTCCTGGCGGCTGGTCAATCGGCCACTGGCCGACGGCGAGGTCAGGGTCACCGCCGAGGAACTGAACGTCCTGTTGAAGCAGGCCATCCGTCACCGGGTCACCGACGGTTTGCCGTTCAACGTCCCCGACGCCATCGCCGACGAACTGACGGCGGAAGTCGACCGCTTAGACGAAGTACTTTCGGAACTGGAACTCACCCGCGAGATCGACACCGTCGTTCCGGAACTGTTCCCGCCCTGCATGAAGTCCCTCCTCGACCGGGTCCAGAAGGGCGAGCATCTCGAACACCACTCCCGGTTTGCCATCGCGACTTTCCTTGTCGGCATCGGGATGACGACGGACGAAATCGTCGATCTGTTCCAGGTCAACCCCGGTTTCGGCGAGGAAGCCACCCGGTATCAGGTCGACCACATTCGCGGAGAGACCAGCCCCACGGAGTACTCGACGCCAGCGTGTTCGACCATGCAGTCCTACGGCGACTGTGTCAACATGGACGACCTCTGTGAGGCGATTTCTCACCCCATGGGCTACTACGAGCAGAAGTTAGACGACACCGACGAGGAGGAACTGGTCGACTGGCGTGAGGACGAGGGCGACGAAGAGGCTGACGCCTAG
- a CDS encoding GTP-dependent dephospho-CoA kinase family protein — protein sequence MSDVVLELPSGLRTELKEPLGRIYTDTAALLDDAGNPIIAVGDMVTYHLIEAGRIPNLALVDERTKRSAVDADVAAAIDGFDRTRSVDNPAATLTAELLTALRDGIDSDGTTLLDVDGEEDLATLPAVLAAPAGASVVYGQPDEGMVLADCNDTARERVRSLLERMDGDAERAIALVSS from the coding sequence GTGTCCGACGTCGTTCTCGAACTCCCGAGTGGCCTGCGGACGGAACTGAAAGAGCCGCTCGGACGCATCTACACCGATACAGCGGCGCTGCTGGACGACGCCGGCAACCCCATCATCGCGGTCGGTGATATGGTCACGTACCACCTCATCGAGGCTGGGCGGATACCCAACCTCGCGCTGGTCGACGAACGGACCAAGCGCTCGGCCGTCGACGCGGACGTGGCCGCGGCAATCGATGGCTTCGACCGGACGCGCTCGGTCGACAATCCGGCCGCGACGCTCACCGCTGAACTGCTTACTGCACTCAGGGACGGTATCGACAGCGATGGAACGACACTTCTGGATGTTGATGGCGAGGAGGACCTCGCTACGCTCCCTGCAGTGCTCGCCGCGCCTGCAGGTGCCAGCGTCGTGTACGGCCAGCCGGATGAGGGGATGGTGCTGGCCGACTGCAACGACACAGCCCGTGAGCGGGTCCGGTCGCTGCTGGAGCGGATGGACGGTGACGCTGAGCGAGCGATTGCACTCGTGTCGAGCTAG
- a CDS encoding adenosylhomocysteinase, producing the protein MTTPISERLDDLDEARDSGRRKMDWAIQHMPICGALREQFEADQPFDGERIGMAMHVEAKTAVLAEILAVGGAEVAITGCNPLSTHDDVSAALDAVDGITSYAERGVDDEEYYAAIEAVIGHEPTITVDDGMDLVAAIHEDYPELIETIIGGAEETTTGVHRLRAMDDDGELDYPVFAVNDTPMKRLFDNVHGTGESSLASIAMTTNLSWAGKTVVVSGYGDCGKGVAKKASGQNADVIVTEVEPRRALEAHMEGYEVKPMAEAAAEGDVFITTTGNRDVIVEEHFEAMQDGVLLANAGHFDVEVDLDALSDLAVDTYEARDGVQTYEMADGRRLNVLAEGRLVNLATPIALGHPVEVMDQSFGVQAVCVRELVENGDDYEAGVHAVPDRLDREVAEIKLDAEGVEFDALTDAQAEYMDSWQHGT; encoded by the coding sequence ATGACGACGCCTATTTCCGAGCGACTCGACGATCTCGACGAGGCACGCGATTCCGGCCGCCGAAAGATGGACTGGGCCATCCAGCATATGCCCATCTGCGGCGCGCTCCGCGAGCAGTTCGAGGCTGACCAGCCCTTCGACGGCGAACGCATCGGCATGGCGATGCACGTCGAAGCCAAGACCGCTGTCCTTGCGGAAATCCTCGCGGTCGGCGGCGCGGAAGTCGCTATCACCGGCTGTAACCCGCTTTCGACACACGACGACGTGAGCGCCGCGCTTGACGCCGTCGACGGTATCACCTCTTACGCCGAGCGCGGCGTCGACGACGAGGAGTACTACGCGGCTATCGAGGCTGTCATCGGCCACGAGCCGACCATCACTGTCGACGACGGGATGGACCTCGTCGCGGCCATTCACGAGGACTATCCGGAACTCATCGAAACCATCATCGGTGGGGCAGAGGAGACGACGACCGGCGTCCACCGACTGCGCGCGATGGACGACGACGGCGAACTCGACTACCCCGTGTTCGCGGTCAACGACACGCCGATGAAACGCCTGTTCGACAACGTCCACGGCACCGGCGAGTCCTCACTGGCCTCGATTGCGATGACGACGAACCTCTCGTGGGCCGGTAAGACCGTCGTTGTCTCCGGCTACGGTGACTGCGGCAAAGGTGTCGCAAAGAAAGCCAGCGGCCAGAACGCCGACGTGATTGTCACTGAAGTCGAACCCCGCCGCGCGCTCGAAGCGCACATGGAAGGCTACGAGGTCAAACCGATGGCCGAAGCTGCCGCCGAGGGCGACGTGTTCATCACGACGACCGGCAACCGTGATGTCATCGTCGAGGAGCACTTCGAGGCGATGCAGGACGGCGTCCTGCTCGCGAACGCTGGTCACTTCGATGTGGAGGTCGACCTCGACGCGCTGTCGGACCTCGCTGTCGACACCTACGAGGCCCGCGACGGCGTCCAGACCTATGAGATGGCCGACGGCCGACGCCTGAACGTACTGGCCGAGGGCCGCCTAGTCAACCTTGCGACGCCCATCGCACTGGGCCACCCCGTCGAGGTCATGGACCAGAGCTTCGGCGTGCAGGCCGTCTGTGTCCGCGAACTGGTCGAGAACGGCGACGACTACGAGGCCGGTGTCCACGCTGTCCCGGACCGACTCGACAGGGAGGTCGCGGAGATCAAACTCGACGCTGAGGGCGTCGAGTTCGATGCGCTGACCGACGCACAGGCCGAGTATATGGATTCCTGGCAGCACGGGACGTAG
- the hisG gene encoding ATP phosphoribosyltransferase has protein sequence MRIAVPNKGRLHEPSEELLERAGLHLVDGADRQLHADTVDPDVTVLYARAADIPEYVADGAADVGITGLDQVRESDADDLVELRDLDFGRCRLVLAAPEDSHVETVYDFEGGRIATEFPTITRRYFDRVDVDVDVTEVSGATELTPHVDIADGIVDITSTGTTLRMNRLAVVDEVLESSVRLFAREDTADDEKVRQVDTALGSVLAAENKRYLMMNAPEDALDDVKDVLPGMGGPTVMDIAGSDQLAVHAVVEERAVFETISSLKDVGASDILVTEIERLVE, from the coding sequence ATGCGAATCGCCGTCCCCAACAAGGGCCGCCTGCACGAACCAAGCGAGGAACTGCTCGAACGGGCCGGCCTCCATCTGGTCGACGGGGCCGACCGCCAACTGCACGCCGACACCGTCGACCCGGACGTGACCGTCCTGTACGCCCGCGCCGCCGACATCCCCGAGTACGTCGCGGACGGCGCTGCCGACGTGGGCATCACCGGTCTCGACCAGGTCCGGGAGTCCGACGCCGACGACCTCGTCGAACTCCGCGACCTCGATTTCGGCCGCTGTCGCCTCGTCCTCGCCGCACCGGAGGACAGCCACGTCGAGACAGTCTACGACTTCGAGGGAGGCCGCATCGCCACGGAGTTCCCGACCATCACCCGCCGGTACTTCGACCGCGTCGACGTCGACGTGGACGTGACCGAGGTGTCCGGCGCGACGGAACTGACTCCACACGTCGACATTGCCGACGGCATCGTCGACATCACCTCGACCGGGACGACGCTCCGGATGAACCGGCTGGCCGTCGTCGACGAGGTGCTCGAAAGCTCCGTCCGCCTGTTCGCCCGCGAGGACACCGCCGACGACGAGAAGGTGCGGCAGGTCGACACTGCGCTCGGCTCGGTCCTCGCCGCCGAAAACAAACGCTATCTGATGATGAACGCCCCCGAGGACGCCCTCGATGACGTGAAAGACGTGCTTCCGGGCATGGGCGGCCCCACCGTAATGGACATCGCCGGCTCCGACCAGCTCGCCGTTCACGCCGTCGTCGAGGAGCGCGCCGTCTTCGAGACGATTAGCTCGCTCAAGGACGTGGGCGCGAGCGACATCCTCGTAACCGAAATAGAGCGGCTGGTTGAATAG
- a CDS encoding amidohydrolase translates to MSELLVTGGQVLRPDLTVERADVLVSQDSGDIVAVDEPGTLDGDDELDASEGLVIPGLVNAHTHVAMTLLRGLADDKPLDAWLQEDVWPVEAELTPEDIRVGAELGLVEMIRSGTTALSDMYFAVEEIAEAVDQAGMRAVLGFTAVTVGKDDEGARADLEESLDVARNLNGAADGRVRTTFQPHSLTTVGEDYLREFVPKALDDDLSIHLHANETRDEVTPIVDEHEMRPLAYADDIGLLDGDTYVAHGVHVDESEIDLLAETGTGVAHCPASNMKLASGMAPVQDLLDAGVTVGIGTDGAASNNDLDMFDEMRDAAMIGKLAADDASAVDAGTVVEMATENGAALLGFDSGRIEAGANADLAVIDLDAPHLTPAHDLVSHLAYAVNGSDVRHTVCDGEVLMRDRTVEVFDEAAVRDRASEHAAALVERADS, encoded by the coding sequence ATGAGTGAACTCCTCGTCACCGGCGGGCAGGTCCTCCGCCCGGACCTGACCGTCGAGCGAGCGGACGTACTGGTATCGCAGGACAGCGGCGACATCGTAGCGGTCGACGAACCGGGCACACTGGACGGTGACGACGAACTCGACGCCAGCGAGGGACTGGTCATTCCCGGGCTGGTCAACGCTCATACGCACGTCGCCATGACGCTGCTGCGCGGTCTCGCTGACGACAAGCCCCTCGACGCCTGGCTACAGGAGGATGTCTGGCCCGTCGAGGCGGAACTGACGCCCGAGGACATCCGCGTCGGCGCGGAACTCGGGCTGGTCGAGATGATTCGCTCGGGGACGACCGCGCTGTCTGACATGTACTTCGCGGTCGAGGAAATCGCCGAGGCCGTCGACCAGGCCGGGATGCGGGCGGTGCTCGGGTTCACAGCGGTCACGGTCGGCAAGGACGACGAGGGCGCGCGGGCTGACCTCGAAGAGAGCCTCGACGTGGCCCGGAACCTGAACGGTGCGGCTGATGGCCGGGTTCGGACGACGTTCCAGCCCCACTCGCTCACGACCGTCGGCGAGGACTACCTGCGCGAATTCGTTCCGAAGGCCCTCGACGATGACCTCTCGATCCACCTGCACGCCAACGAGACGCGCGACGAGGTGACGCCCATCGTCGACGAGCACGAAATGCGTCCGCTCGCCTACGCCGACGACATCGGCCTGCTCGACGGCGACACGTACGTGGCCCACGGCGTCCACGTCGATGAGAGCGAGATCGACCTGCTGGCCGAGACGGGCACCGGCGTCGCCCACTGTCCGGCCTCGAACATGAAACTCGCCAGCGGAATGGCCCCTGTTCAGGACCTGCTCGATGCGGGCGTCACCGTCGGTATCGGGACCGACGGCGCGGCCTCGAACAACGACCTCGACATGTTCGACGAGATGCGCGACGCAGCGATGATTGGCAAGCTCGCGGCCGACGACGCGAGCGCGGTCGACGCCGGCACTGTCGTCGAGATGGCGACCGAAAACGGCGCGGCCCTGCTTGGCTTCGACAGCGGCCGCATCGAGGCCGGCGCGAACGCCGACCTGGCCGTCATCGACCTCGACGCGCCACACCTGACGCCGGCCCACGACCTCGTCTCGCACCTGGCCTACGCCGTCAACGGGAGCGACGTGCGCCACACGGTCTGTGACGGCGAGGTACTGATGCGGGACCGCACGGTCGAGGTGTTCGACGAGGCGGCGGTGCGCGACCGGGCGAGCGAACACGCCGCCGCGCTGGTCGAACGGGCCGACTCTTAA
- a CDS encoding DUF7472 family protein, which yields MDIERETLLQIVISAVAVVLFVGATVTVSQMYLDGSTVEATGGYALIGAIGLFVVFMTAAGLWLERQQF from the coding sequence ATGGATATCGAGCGGGAGACGCTCCTGCAAATCGTCATCTCGGCGGTCGCCGTCGTGCTGTTCGTCGGCGCAACTGTTACCGTCTCACAGATGTATCTAGATGGGTCAACCGTAGAGGCAACGGGCGGCTACGCGCTCATCGGCGCAATCGGGCTGTTCGTCGTGTTTATGACCGCTGCCGGCCTCTGGCTCGAACGCCAGCAGTTCTAG
- a CDS encoding rubrerythrin-like domain-containing protein produces the protein MPTWSDPAPCDDDEQLFECPDCGKRLCSERSTVSCGRCETEMQNLSVPRPE, from the coding sequence ATGCCAACGTGGTCAGACCCCGCCCCATGCGACGACGATGAACAGTTGTTCGAGTGCCCGGACTGCGGGAAGCGGCTCTGTAGCGAGCGCTCAACGGTCTCCTGTGGCCGCTGTGAGACAGAAATGCAGAATCTCAGCGTTCCACGGCCGGAGTGA
- a CDS encoding SWIM zinc finger family protein yields the protein MTLIEPAADRQSTALAPDLRSLPDRAARAWTERMAVRPRAGSTYAVTTESDSTYLVDIARRSCSCPDNRIRGERCKHLRRVAIEITARRVAPPGKQRAVCDACGTVTFAAADAETPHLCGHCRLAAGDIVRDRETGDRLVVTAVTDTPAADWTVESTDETVADYDTNDGYPPNDLVVLAAYLSEAVSATEPREYAFPLSRLRRVEDAELVGGGSQ from the coding sequence ATGACGCTCATCGAGCCAGCAGCTGACCGGCAAAGTACCGCACTTGCACCGGACCTCCGATCCCTCCCGGACCGGGCCGCCCGCGCGTGGACCGAGCGCATGGCCGTCCGGCCGCGGGCGGGCAGCACGTACGCCGTGACGACCGAAAGCGACAGCACGTACCTCGTCGACATCGCACGTCGGTCCTGCTCCTGTCCCGACAACCGCATCCGCGGCGAGCGCTGCAAACACCTCCGGCGCGTCGCCATCGAAATTACCGCACGACGGGTCGCACCGCCCGGCAAGCAACGGGCGGTCTGTGACGCCTGTGGGACCGTCACGTTCGCCGCCGCGGACGCGGAGACGCCCCATCTCTGCGGACACTGCCGGCTGGCGGCTGGCGACATCGTGCGGGACCGCGAGACGGGCGACAGACTCGTCGTTACGGCTGTCACCGACACGCCGGCCGCCGACTGGACCGTCGAGTCGACGGACGAGACAGTCGCCGATTACGACACCAACGACGGCTACCCGCCCAATGACCTCGTGGTGCTGGCCGCCTATCTCTCCGAGGCCGTCAGCGCGACCGAACCGCGAGAATACGCCTTTCCCCTGTCACGGCTCCGCCGCGTCGAAGACGCCGAACTCGTCGGCGGCGGGAGCCAGTAA
- a CDS encoding RNA methyltransferase, producing the protein MYVLELGGQDDAFARREAASAASAVDVLAPGLATARGISDRVRHLAFTHRVCDLVGTTDPDIESAAALLSAATIDREGSVAVRAVDVRASTGIDTQQAERTLGGVLTDRGFAVDLDNPDHVLYAYFSDPDGDEEGGTGEACCALGWLEAESVRDFGERQPTDRPFFQPGSMDPLEARALVNIAGAGPDATILDPMCGTGGLLLEAGLVGADVVGGDAQEKMVSGASENLRYALDGGGHPDRDAYPEPGEWEVFRSDASALPVADTTVDAVVFDAPYGRQSRIEGELAPLVSGALGEANRVAGRCVLVADRDWRDAGTNAGWTITDYFRRRVHRSLVRHVHVLE; encoded by the coding sequence GTGTACGTCCTCGAACTCGGCGGGCAGGACGATGCGTTCGCACGGCGGGAAGCCGCAAGCGCTGCGAGCGCCGTCGACGTGCTCGCCCCCGGACTGGCGACGGCACGCGGTATCAGCGACCGCGTTCGCCACCTCGCGTTTACCCACCGAGTCTGCGACCTAGTCGGAACGACCGACCCCGACATCGAAAGCGCCGCCGCGTTGCTGTCGGCCGCGACCATCGACCGTGAGGGGAGCGTCGCCGTGCGTGCGGTCGACGTGCGGGCGAGCACTGGCATCGATACACAGCAAGCCGAACGGACGCTGGGTGGCGTCCTCACCGACCGCGGCTTCGCCGTCGACCTCGACAACCCGGACCACGTTCTCTATGCCTACTTTTCGGACCCCGACGGCGACGAGGAGGGCGGGACGGGCGAGGCCTGCTGTGCGCTGGGCTGGCTCGAAGCCGAGAGCGTCCGCGACTTCGGAGAGCGCCAGCCGACAGACCGCCCGTTCTTCCAGCCCGGCAGCATGGACCCGCTCGAAGCCCGGGCACTGGTGAACATCGCTGGAGCCGGCCCGGACGCAACGATACTGGACCCGATGTGTGGCACCGGCGGCCTTCTGCTGGAGGCGGGGCTGGTCGGGGCCGACGTGGTCGGCGGCGACGCACAAGAAAAGATGGTCTCTGGGGCATCCGAGAACCTCCGGTACGCGCTCGACGGGGGCGGTCACCCCGACAGAGACGCCTATCCCGAGCCGGGCGAGTGGGAGGTGTTCCGGTCCGACGCGTCCGCACTGCCGGTGGCCGACACCACCGTCGACGCCGTCGTCTTCGATGCGCCTTACGGCCGCCAGTCCCGTATCGAAGGGGAGCTGGCTCCCCTCGTTTCCGGTGCGCTCGGCGAAGCCAATCGCGTCGCAGGACGGTGCGTACTGGTCGCCGACCGCGACTGGCGCGATGCGGGGACCAATGCAGGCTGGACCATCACCGACTACTTCCGCCGTCGCGTCCATCGCTCGCTTGTCAGGCACGTCCACGTGCTTGAGTGA
- the hjc gene encoding Holliday junction resolvase Hjc, which yields MANSNAKGDRRERELVNALDEAGFAVMRAPASGSATERELPDVLSGDGETFYAIEAKSSAGDPIYLTGEEVEALLFFARNFGAKPRIGVRFDREDWYFFHPADLHTTDGGNYRVKKEKALSDGTDFDEFVGNSQKVTLDEVGDDGPDQSVLDVLSAFERGDLDKEEAAAMLE from the coding sequence ATGGCAAACTCGAACGCGAAGGGCGACCGCCGGGAGCGCGAACTGGTCAACGCACTCGACGAGGCGGGATTCGCGGTGATGCGCGCGCCGGCGAGCGGCAGTGCGACCGAGCGGGAACTGCCGGACGTGCTTTCGGGCGACGGCGAGACGTTCTACGCTATCGAGGCGAAATCCAGTGCCGGCGACCCCATCTATCTCACCGGTGAGGAGGTCGAGGCGCTGCTGTTTTTCGCCCGGAACTTCGGCGCGAAACCCCGCATCGGCGTCCGCTTCGACCGCGAAGACTGGTACTTCTTTCACCCGGCGGACCTCCACACGACCGACGGCGGCAACTACCGCGTGAAAAAGGAGAAAGCTCTCTCCGACGGAACGGACTTCGATGAGTTCGTGGGTAACTCTCAGAAGGTCACGCTAGACGAGGTGGGCGACGACGGCCCTGACCAGAGCGTGCTGGACGTGCTGTCGGCCTTCGAGCGCGGCGACCTCGACAAGGAGGAAGCCGCAGCGATGCTGGAGTAG
- the spt4 gene encoding transcription elongation factor subunit Spt4, whose product MADRLVCRDCHRVQSAEIESQCEACGGTALTEDWAGYVVIAHPERSDIAAEMEVTEPGKYALKVR is encoded by the coding sequence ATGGCGGACCGCCTCGTCTGTCGCGACTGTCACCGCGTCCAGAGTGCGGAGATCGAAAGCCAGTGTGAGGCCTGTGGCGGCACCGCACTGACCGAAGACTGGGCCGGCTATGTGGTCATCGCGCACCCGGAGCGCTCCGACATCGCCGCCGAGATGGAAGTGACCGAGCCGGGCAAGTACGCGCTGAAAGTCCGCTAA
- a CDS encoding DUF7331 family protein, with amino-acid sequence MTHEHDTDSQEGIRATFEEYDVGADTVAHIGDPENPSAWIQSTVFVDVTE; translated from the coding sequence ATGACGCACGAACACGACACCGATTCACAAGAGGGCATCAGAGCGACGTTCGAAGAGTACGACGTCGGCGCGGATACGGTCGCCCACATCGGCGACCCCGAGAACCCGTCTGCGTGGATTCAGTCGACGGTCTTCGTTGACGTGACCGAGTAG
- a CDS encoding acyltransferase, with amino-acid sequence MAVHDTAQIENATLGTVEIREYVTIHDADIDDGVQIYERASIKKATIHGPTDVNANTYIENATVGESVQIGPNASIVGVTHDLTDTGMEFQNDTFDEIVIENGAFVGAGAVVLPGVTVGENAVVGAGTTVAEDVPPETVVRSATETVRRSL; translated from the coding sequence ATGGCTGTCCACGATACCGCGCAGATCGAGAACGCGACGCTGGGAACCGTCGAAATTCGAGAATACGTGACGATCCACGACGCCGACATAGACGACGGCGTCCAGATTTATGAGAGAGCCTCGATCAAGAAGGCGACCATCCACGGACCGACCGATGTCAACGCAAACACCTACATCGAGAACGCAACAGTCGGCGAGTCCGTCCAGATCGGACCCAACGCCTCCATCGTCGGCGTAACCCACGACCTCACCGACACAGGCATGGAGTTCCAGAACGACACGTTCGACGAGATCGTCATCGAGAACGGGGCTTTTGTCGGTGCTGGCGCGGTGGTCCTCCCCGGCGTCACGGTCGGCGAAAACGCCGTCGTCGGAGCCGGGACCACTGTAGCCGAAGACGTTCCGCCCGAGACTGTGGTCCGGAGCGCCACGGAAACGGTACGCCGCTCCCTCTGA